A genomic window from Streptomyces sp. 846.5 includes:
- a CDS encoding NCS1 family nucleobase:cation symporter-1, with product MSTVTPLPTAAQTAHPDGRVELAAGVTLTDPRFTNEDLMPVPVERRRWTTYNFLALWVGMAHNIPSWTLASGLVALGMDWKQAVLTIALANVIVLVPMLLTGHAGTKYGIPFPVFARASFGLRGANLPALIRAAVACAWFGIQSWIGGEGIFLLAGKLFGHSWQTASAIGGYPWTQWLSFLLFCALEIAIICRGMETLRRFENWAAPFVIAGALALLAWIAVKAGGFGPLLSQPSKLGWGSGFWKIFFPSLMGMIGFWSTLALNIPDFTRFGGSQKAQTRGQALGLPTTMTLFALLSVLVTSGSQAVYGTPIWDPIALAAKMNSVVGTLFALLVVLVATLSVNIAANVVSPAYDLSNLLPKIISFRTGALIACLVGIVIFPWKLVADPHVYIFTWLGVVGGLLGTVAGILIADYWIIRRTHLELDQLYTPGGRYWYASGWNWRAVVAFVVGGLLAVGGSYGGPFPTGGMIPFLKPLADYGWAVGLASALVLYVGFTRLAPPAEPHAPTTDEAVSDEPATADS from the coding sequence ATGTCCACAGTCACGCCCCTGCCCACGGCGGCGCAGACCGCCCATCCCGACGGAAGAGTCGAACTCGCCGCCGGAGTCACTCTCACCGACCCGCGCTTCACCAACGAGGACCTGATGCCGGTCCCGGTCGAGCGCAGACGCTGGACCACCTACAACTTCCTGGCGCTGTGGGTCGGCATGGCCCACAACATCCCCTCCTGGACCCTCGCCTCGGGCCTGGTGGCCCTGGGCATGGACTGGAAGCAGGCGGTGCTCACCATCGCCCTGGCCAACGTCATCGTGCTGGTCCCGATGCTGCTCACCGGACACGCCGGCACCAAGTACGGCATCCCCTTCCCGGTCTTCGCCCGCGCCTCCTTCGGCCTGCGCGGCGCCAACCTGCCCGCGCTGATCCGGGCCGCCGTCGCCTGCGCCTGGTTCGGGATCCAGAGCTGGATCGGCGGCGAGGGCATCTTCCTGCTGGCCGGCAAGCTCTTCGGGCACAGCTGGCAGACCGCCTCGGCGATCGGCGGCTACCCCTGGACGCAGTGGCTCTCCTTCCTGCTCTTCTGCGCGCTGGAGATCGCCATCATCTGCCGCGGCATGGAGACGCTGCGCCGGTTCGAGAACTGGGCCGCGCCCTTCGTCATCGCCGGTGCGCTGGCCCTGCTCGCCTGGATCGCCGTCAAGGCCGGAGGCTTCGGCCCGCTGCTGTCCCAGCCCTCCAAGCTCGGCTGGGGAAGCGGCTTCTGGAAGATCTTCTTCCCGTCCCTGATGGGCATGATCGGCTTCTGGTCGACACTGGCGCTCAACATCCCCGACTTCACCCGCTTCGGCGGCAGCCAGAAGGCCCAGACCCGCGGTCAGGCCCTCGGCCTGCCCACCACCATGACCCTCTTCGCCCTGCTCTCGGTCCTGGTCACCTCGGGCTCCCAGGCCGTCTACGGAACGCCCATCTGGGATCCGATCGCGCTCGCGGCCAAGATGAACAGCGTCGTGGGCACCCTCTTCGCCCTGCTGGTGGTCCTGGTCGCCACCCTGTCGGTGAACATCGCCGCCAATGTCGTCAGCCCCGCGTACGACCTCTCCAACCTGCTGCCGAAGATCATCAGCTTCCGCACCGGCGCGCTGATCGCCTGCCTGGTCGGCATCGTGATCTTCCCCTGGAAGCTGGTCGCCGACCCGCACGTCTACATCTTCACCTGGCTCGGCGTGGTCGGCGGCCTGCTCGGCACCGTCGCCGGCATCCTCATCGCCGACTACTGGATCATCCGCCGCACCCACCTGGAACTGGACCAGCTCTACACCCCCGGCGGCCGCTACTGGTACGCCTCCGGCTGGAACTGGCGGGCGGTGGTGGCCTTCGTCGTCGGCGGCCTGCTGGCCGTCGGCGGCTCCTACGGCGGTCCCTTCCCCACCGGCGGCATGATCCCCTTCCTGAAGCCGCTCGCCGACTACGGCTGGGCCGTCGGCCTGGCCTCCGCGCTGGTGCTCTACGTCGGCTTCACCCGCCTGGCCCCGCCGGCGGAGCCGCACGCGCCGACCACGGACGAGGCAGTCTCGGACGAGCCGGCCACGGCCGACAGCTGA
- a CDS encoding PucR family transcriptional regulator: MSDETSPVPDTRDPVGRLTVRDVLGLDLMATWGPEVVAGAAHLDRPVRWLHVAEAADVGVMLTGGEIVLTTGLLLAGDEQAQVAYVESMQRADVAAVLLGLGRAFRTTPPAMRRAAERCGVPLIVLHRPAPFARLTEEVHSQLVHGRFAALNLSDRIRSSLTALNLSGAPLQQLLDEIASFGGCPAVLVNLAHRVLATAGDRNSLSELMRDWDRVSRQVAELVRNDPVTVGPDGWIVAALEARGQRWGRLVLFGYPGSEESGRVLGQRAAEALAMHRLLGDRDRGWEDHAAESLLGDLASGAARPEQLLTRVRAAGLPVNRRTFVPVVVRELAGGAADREGLPQLLDRILGEESVAGLVGSIGADGTAVLLSIPHDQDADAALRRVAVQTHERLAARGRRAVVGAGFGCAVLDEVRRSFVEAVHVADAAVAGPPATAVARLRDVRLRGLVRLLRDEPELQAFIERELGPLLENAPLLAVLRTYLETGRNKSLAAQTHHVSRPALYRRLESIQTLLDVDLDDWEQLTSLYVALLAHEAQQAAGPEAAR; the protein is encoded by the coding sequence GTGAGCGACGAGACATCCCCCGTGCCGGACACCCGGGACCCGGTCGGCCGGCTCACCGTGCGCGACGTGCTGGGGCTGGACCTGATGGCCACCTGGGGACCCGAGGTGGTGGCCGGCGCGGCCCACCTGGACCGGCCGGTGCGGTGGCTGCACGTGGCCGAGGCGGCGGACGTGGGGGTGATGCTGACCGGCGGCGAGATCGTGCTCACCACCGGCCTGCTGCTGGCCGGCGACGAGCAGGCCCAGGTCGCGTACGTCGAGTCGATGCAGCGGGCCGACGTGGCGGCCGTCCTGCTGGGTCTGGGCCGGGCGTTCCGGACCACGCCCCCGGCGATGCGCCGGGCGGCGGAACGGTGCGGGGTGCCGCTGATCGTGCTGCATCGTCCGGCGCCGTTCGCCCGGCTCACCGAGGAGGTGCACTCGCAGCTGGTGCACGGCAGGTTCGCCGCGCTCAATCTCTCCGATCGGATCCGCTCCTCGCTCACCGCGCTCAATCTCTCCGGCGCCCCGCTGCAGCAACTGCTGGACGAGATCGCCTCTTTCGGCGGCTGCCCGGCCGTTCTGGTCAACCTGGCGCACCGGGTGCTGGCCACCGCGGGGGACCGGAACTCGCTGAGCGAGCTGATGCGCGACTGGGACCGGGTCTCCCGGCAGGTCGCCGAGCTGGTGCGGAACGACCCGGTGACGGTCGGCCCGGACGGCTGGATCGTGGCGGCGCTGGAGGCCCGGGGCCAGCGGTGGGGGCGGCTGGTGCTGTTCGGCTACCCGGGCTCGGAGGAGTCCGGCCGGGTGCTGGGGCAGCGCGCGGCCGAGGCGCTGGCCATGCACCGTCTGCTCGGCGACCGCGACCGGGGCTGGGAGGACCACGCGGCGGAGTCCCTGCTCGGCGACCTGGCCTCGGGCGCGGCCCGGCCGGAGCAGCTGCTCACCCGGGTCCGGGCCGCCGGACTGCCGGTGAACCGGCGCACGTTCGTGCCGGTGGTGGTCCGCGAGCTGGCCGGCGGTGCGGCCGACCGGGAGGGGCTGCCGCAGCTGCTGGACCGGATCCTCGGCGAGGAGTCGGTGGCGGGCCTGGTGGGGAGCATCGGCGCGGACGGCACGGCGGTGCTGCTGAGCATCCCGCACGACCAGGACGCCGATGCCGCGCTGCGGCGGGTCGCGGTGCAGACCCATGAGCGGCTGGCGGCGCGGGGGCGCCGGGCCGTGGTCGGGGCGGGGTTCGGCTGCGCCGTGCTCGACGAGGTGCGCCGGTCCTTCGTCGAGGCGGTGCACGTGGCGGATGCCGCGGTGGCGGGACCCCCGGCCACCGCGGTGGCGCGGCTGCGCGATGTACGGCTGCGCGGGCTGGTCCGGCTGCTGCGGGACGAGCCGGAGCTGCAGGCGTTCATCGAAAGGGAGTTGGGGCCGCTGCTGGAGAACGCACCGCTGCTGGCGGTGCTGCGGACCTACCTGGAGACCGGCCGCAACAAGTCGCTGGCCGCCCAGACACACCACGTCAGCCGGCCCGCGCTGTACCGGCGGCTGGAGAGCATCCAGACGCTGCTGGACGTCGACCTGGACGACTGGGAGCAGCTGACCTCGCTCTATGTCGCGCTGCTCGCCCACGAGGCGCAGCAGGCCGCGGGCCCCGAGGCCGCCCGGTAA
- a CDS encoding SDR family NAD(P)-dependent oxidoreductase: MNVTGNTVFVAGATSGIGLGLALRLHAAGNRVIISGRREDRLTQIVSENPGVESVVLDVTDPVAVQDVTAQLLQRFPDLDVLVAVAGIMLPEDLHRGGFLATAEATVATNLLGPIRLVAALTEHLATRPQATIMTVSSGLAFVPLPIAPTYNATKAAIHSFTESLRVQLADTNIDVLELVPPAVRTALMGQEDSQTAMPLDAFLDEVMEILGSAGHPDEILVKAVEPVRFAEARGEYADMLRMLSNR; the protein is encoded by the coding sequence TTGAACGTCACGGGCAACACCGTCTTCGTCGCCGGAGCGACCTCCGGCATCGGCCTCGGCCTCGCGCTGCGGCTGCACGCGGCGGGCAACCGGGTCATCATTTCCGGGCGCCGCGAGGACAGGCTGACGCAGATCGTCTCGGAGAACCCCGGCGTCGAGTCCGTCGTGCTCGACGTCACCGACCCGGTCGCCGTCCAGGACGTCACCGCGCAACTGCTGCAACGCTTTCCCGACCTCGACGTCCTGGTCGCGGTGGCCGGCATCATGCTGCCGGAGGACCTTCACCGTGGTGGTTTCCTTGCCACGGCAGAAGCGACGGTGGCGACCAACCTCCTCGGCCCCATCCGCCTCGTGGCCGCTCTGACCGAACACCTCGCCACCCGGCCGCAAGCGACGATCATGACGGTGTCCTCCGGGCTGGCATTCGTCCCCCTGCCGATCGCCCCGACCTACAACGCCACCAAGGCCGCTATTCACTCTTTCACCGAGAGCCTCCGCGTCCAACTCGCGGACACGAACATCGACGTCCTGGAACTGGTGCCGCCGGCGGTGCGCACCGCCCTGATGGGACAGGAGGACTCACAGACCGCCATGCCCCTCGATGCCTTCCTCGACGAGGTCATGGAGATCCTCGGGTCCGCTGGGCACCCGGATGAGATCCTCGTCAAGGCGGTCGAACCGGTGCGATTCGCCGAGGCCCGCGGTGAGTACGCCGACATGCTGCGCATGCTGTCCAACCGATGA
- a CDS encoding nuclear transport factor 2 family protein, producing the protein MKLLSRKSITAATAVAVLGGLSIAAMPSQAASPAHSAAAGRSNAAAPTLTALQLADLPLTDRHLTKHEKANLAVVLRDYYVAEGSHIDVQTFVNSFTKDGVFNDMVAGQAYRGTALGNVLPYMKSLFSNVHRDLKRITVNGDVISIELSIQGTFDGQLASPTGGFVKGNGQKVDAPTADFWYLKDGKVQMFNCFVGYSKMYHDMGVDFDWASAVNKH; encoded by the coding sequence ATGAAGCTGCTCAGCCGGAAGTCGATCACCGCCGCGACCGCGGTAGCTGTCCTGGGCGGTCTTTCCATCGCCGCCATGCCGTCGCAGGCCGCCAGCCCCGCTCACAGCGCGGCAGCGGGCCGGAGCAACGCGGCCGCCCCGACCCTGACCGCACTCCAACTGGCGGACCTGCCGCTCACCGACCGCCATCTGACCAAGCACGAGAAGGCCAACCTCGCGGTCGTCCTGCGCGACTACTACGTGGCGGAGGGGAGCCACATCGACGTCCAGACGTTCGTCAACAGCTTCACCAAGGACGGCGTCTTCAACGACATGGTCGCCGGCCAGGCCTATCGGGGAACGGCGCTCGGCAACGTCCTGCCCTACATGAAGAGCCTCTTCTCCAACGTTCACCGTGACCTCAAGCGCATCACCGTGAACGGCGACGTGATCAGCATCGAGCTGTCGATCCAGGGCACGTTCGACGGGCAACTCGCGTCGCCGACAGGCGGCTTCGTCAAGGGGAACGGCCAGAAGGTCGACGCGCCGACCGCCGACTTCTGGTACCTGAAGGACGGCAAGGTCCAGATGTTCAACTGCTTCGTCGGGTACTCGAAGATGTACCACGACATGGGCGTGGACTTCGACTGGGCCTCGGCGGTCAACAAGCACTGA
- a CDS encoding TetR/AcrR family transcriptional regulator: MMQVEKADLRREAGQRTRDGLQTAALEVIAQRGQEGVTLREITDRAGANVAAVSYHFGSLKKLCDAAIEHALERYLDDKILELDSLAPTATLHEVALAFARPMMRALAAGGQDLAVMRTVARVGIDPPQGWDRLDDKFDRSRRGVVRVLAPILPGVDDEELIFRTRCAAGLLNWLALAPIGTELAALSAEQIERQLVPVVAGAFRGDTPPGR; this comes from the coding sequence ATGATGCAGGTGGAAAAGGCAGACCTGCGCCGGGAGGCCGGTCAGCGCACCCGGGACGGCCTCCAGACGGCCGCCCTGGAGGTAATCGCGCAACGAGGCCAGGAGGGCGTGACACTCCGCGAGATCACGGATCGCGCCGGAGCCAACGTTGCCGCGGTGAGCTACCACTTCGGGTCGCTGAAGAAGCTGTGCGACGCGGCGATCGAGCACGCGTTGGAGCGGTATCTCGACGACAAGATCCTGGAACTCGATTCCCTCGCCCCCACCGCGACACTCCATGAGGTGGCCCTGGCGTTCGCACGGCCGATGATGCGTGCGCTGGCGGCCGGAGGGCAGGACCTGGCTGTGATGCGGACGGTGGCGCGCGTCGGCATCGATCCACCCCAGGGATGGGATCGGCTGGACGACAAGTTCGACCGCAGTCGCCGGGGGGTCGTCCGCGTGCTGGCGCCGATCCTTCCCGGAGTCGACGACGAGGAACTGATCTTCCGTACCCGATGCGCGGCCGGCCTGCTGAACTGGCTCGCGCTGGCGCCCATCGGCACCGAGCTCGCCGCCCTGTCCGCCGAGCAGATCGAGCGGCAGCTGGTCCCCGTGGTGGCCGGGGCGTTCCGTGGGGACACTCCCCCCGGCCGCTGA